The genomic DNA CTCCGCAGTCTGTCCTAACTCAGTGCCCATAAAGTTGAGTTTTTTGCCCGGCTGACCATACATATAACCCAAGTAGGCGCGTAAGTTGGCGGTTTGCTGCCACTCATCACCCGGCATTTTGTACATAAGTGAGCGCTTACCATACACCACTTCATCGTGTGATAAAGAGAGCACATAGTTTTCACTAAACGCGTAAATCAGCGGGAAAGTCAGGGTATTGTGGTGGTATTTACGATGCACCGGATCCTCTTTAATGTACGACAAGCTATCGTGCATCCAGCCCATGTTCCACTTAAAACCAAACCCTAGACCGCCCATAAAGGTCGGGGCAGAAACACCGGGAAACGCGGTCGACTCTTCGGCAATCGTCATCGCATTCGGGAAGTGTTTGTACACCTCCTCGTTCATCCATTTGAAGGTAGCAATCGCATCGTAGTTTTCACGTCCACCATCAACATTCGGGATCCATTGATCATGGCTACGCGAATAATCGAGATAGAGCATCGACGCGACCGCATCAACGCGAATGCCATCGATATGGAACATCTCAAACCAATACAGCGCATTAGCGACTAAGAAACGGCGCACATGCTCGCGACCAAGATCGTAGATGTAAGAGTTCCAGTCTTGGTGCCAACCGCGGCGTGGATCCGGATCATGGAATAAGGGCGTGCCATCAAAATTGGCCAGACCGTGAGAATCTGATGGGAAGTGCGCAGGCACCCAATCGAGCACCACACCAATCCCCGCTTGGTGGCACAAATCGACAAAATATTTGAAATCATCCGGCGAGCCGTAACGGCTAGTGGGCGCAAACAGACCAACCGGTTGATAGCCCCAAGAACCATAAAATGGGTGCTCAGCGACAGGCATTAACTCAACATGGGTATAACCCATCTCAACCAGATAAGGCACCAATTGATCGGCCAATTCACGGTAATTGAGGAATTCACCGTTTTCGCCTCGCTTCCATGAGCCAACGTGCAGCTCATAAAACGAGAGCGCTTGTTTACGCTTTTCAGTCACAGGGCGCTGCTGCCAAGCCGTATCTTGCCACTGATAACGACGATGATCATAAGTCACAGAAGCAAAAGAAGGGTATTGCTCAGCATAAAAACCCCACGGATCCGCTTTATGCGGCAGACCTTCTCCATGTGGGCCTTTCAACTCAAATTTGTATTGCGTGCCTTCCGGCAAGCCGGGGATAAAAATTCCCCAAATTCCGTAATCGAGACGCTGCATCGGATGGCGACGCCCATCCCAATGGTTAAACGCACCAATCAAACTGCACGCCGCAGCGTGAGGGGCATACACCAGAAAACGTACGCCAGAAACCATTTTTCCATCACGCTCTAGGGTGACAAACTGCGCCCCCATATGGTGATACATCTGCTTTGGCGTATGCAGATCTTCATATTCAGCGTAGAGGCCGTGATATTGATACGGATCATCGAGTAACTGCTCGGTACCCGCCCAATCGACAGCCAATTGGTAGTGCGTAAAACGCAGATTACGGCCATCTTTCAGCACAAAGCCGCCCTCGCCTTCACGCTCTAACGCCACACGAGCTTGCCCTTCAACCACCAACGCGACGTTATCAGCCCCCGGCATCCACACTCGCAGCGCACCTTGTTCAGCGGGAATGTAAGGGCCTAGAAATGAAAAGGGATCAGCAAACGCTGCACGCGCCAACTGATCATAAAATTGTTGAACCTTGGATGGTTTTTTTGTGATCTTCAAACCTAACTCCTAACCTAACTAGCGAATATCCCCTTCCGGCTTAAAGATCGGCGTGTTAGCGCCTCTTCAAGGTATTTGGGTATAGCAGAAAGCCCGCAAACCGCGGGCAAAGCGTGTGTCCATCTTACCGGACTTCTCAAGGAGGAAAGAGTGACCAACCCTCAACTTCTTTGGGTCATAGTTAAGAAATTGGTCACTGAGTTCCTTATTGGCTGGCTTTGCTGCGCACTTCGGTCAGACGTGCCGCAATGCGGTTCACTTCTTCGCGCGCAAAAATCTCGTCCAGATTCATCGATAACTTACGTCGCCAGTTCGGGTATTCATTGACCGTTCCCGGAATATTGACTGGCTTATCCATCTCTAGCCAATCTTCCAACTGCACGCTCAGTAACGCGGAAGAGCCTGCCGCCACATGCAGTTGCAGAGCTTCGCTCAAGTAGGAATCCATCGGAACCTGAGTCGCATCACGTCCAACGCCATCCGGCAAATAGCCGTGCCACGCCACTGAATCGAGAATGCCCTGTTTGGATTTCAGGCGATCATCAAACAAACCTTGCAGCTGCTCTTCATCGGGATAGAAGCCTATTTCACGTCCCATTTTAAGATCATCACAGTGCCAGAAGCCGCGCAGGGTTGGCATGTCATGGGTACAGAGTGCCGCCATGGATTGCTCTGCGTAATGCGCCGGAGAAACGTAACCGCCATCTTCCTTCGACGTTTCGAAGAAGAAGACTTTGTACGAATGCACGCCCGCATCGCGCAGCAGCTCAACAATTTCATCCGGTACGGTTCCCAGATCTTCGCCAATCACGCTGCACTGGTGACGGTGAGATTCGAGCGCCAAAATCGCCAACATATCTTTGACTGGGTAGTAAATGTACGCGCCTTTCGTCGCGTTTTCACCTTTCGGGATCCACCATAAACGCAGCAAGCCGAGCACATGGTCGATACGCAAGGCGCCGCAGTGCTTCATATTGGCACGCAGCAGTTTGATGTAAGCGTCATACGCCGTCGCTTGTAACACTTGCGGATTGAGTGGCGGTAAACCCCAGTTCTGCCCCAAAGGCCCAAGCACATCTGGCGGCGCACCAATGCTGACATCTTGCAGCAAGTTGCCCTGATCGGCCCACGTTTCGCTGCCAGAATCGGCCACGCCAACCGCGAGATCGCGGTATAAGCCAACTGCCATACCTTTTTCTTCGGCCAGTGATTGCACTTCGTGGATCTGTGTATCGGCAATCCACTGTAAGTACATGTAGATGTGCACCGTATCTTGATGATCTTCAATAAATTTTTGTACCGCACTGTTATCAAAACGGCGATATTTCTCTGGGAAAACAGGCCAGCCCCACACCGACGCATCTTGTGCATGTAACTCGGCATGCAGCGCATCAAATGCCGCTTGATGCAGTAAGCTCTCACCGCCCTGTTCCACGAAATTCAAGAAAGCATGAGCACGATCAGAATGCTTATCCAGATGACGTTTTTTAAATTCGGCAAACAACAGCGGTAATACGCTCATTTTAAGCTCAGCCACTTCGCTGTAGTTTACCCAATGGGCATCACGCACTTTTTGCAGGCGCAGCTGGAACTCTGGACTCCCCACTTTTTGCTGTGCTTCGGCACTGAGTGCAAACTCAGGCACTGAGCTGACATCAATGTACAGAATGTTGAGCCAACGGCGAGAGGATGGGCTGTACGGACTTGCGCCCTCTGGGTTGGCTGGAAACAGCGCATGGATCGGGTTTAAGCCAACAAAATCGCCGCCGCGTGATGCAATATCCGCCACGAGCTGTTTCAAATCACCAAAGTCTCCCATGCCCCAGTTGTGCTGAGTACGCAGGGTATATAGTTGAACGCTCGGTCCCCACAGCTTTTTGCCTTGTGCCAAGGCTGGTTGCTTGTAGCAAGCTTGTGGCGTCACAATCAGTGTCATTTCGTAAGGTGCTTTGCGACGCTTACGGGCAATCAATAAGGTGTGATAACCGAGCGGCAGATCATTCGGCAGAGCAAACACCAGTGGGCCGCCTTCGGCACGTTCATCACGTACAATTTGTGATTGCAGATAGCCTTCCAGCACCTCGCCTTGCTCGGTCTGCAAGCGCCAATCAAATTCGCTTTCGCGCGCACTCACGCCAAGGTAGAGCGGGACTTCGATCGCCGAACCTTGATGTACAACGAGTACCGGATCCACCACATCTTTTTTGTGTTTCTTCTCTGCCGATTGCAGCAAGGCTTCATCGCTACTGGTGTCATAGCCAAGAGACGCCAAAAGACGACGGATCGTGTCATCTTCCACTTGAGCTTCACTGCCCCACGCGCTGACATATCGATCGGCAATTTTTGCCATTGCAGCGACTTGTTTTAATGCATTGTCTTGATTCATCGCTCTCTCCGAAGGGACTGCTTTCCCCTTCCGTGTAGGGTATGTAAAAAAGGTGAGCCAGAGGGGTCTGACTCACCAAAGGGGCTTAACGCTGTACAGCGCTCAGTTTCCAAATGTTATTCACGTAGTCGCGGATACTGCGGTCGGAGCTGAATTTGCCCACTAACGCGGTATTGAGGATGGCTTTTTTCGCCCAGCCCGCTTGGTCACGATACTGTTTATCGATCGCTTCATGCGCTTTCACGTAAGAGGCGAAATCTGCCAGCACCAGATATGGGTCACCACCATCGAGCAAGCTGTCATAGGTCGCGCGCAGTTTGCCCGGAGCACCCGGCGTAAACTCTTCACCCACCAGCAGATCCAGCGATGCTTTGAGGAGCGGATCGGCATGATAGAAATCGTATGGGTTATAACCACGCGCTTTCAGTGCTTCCACGCCATCCACTTCCAAACCGAAGATGTAGATGTTGTCATCGCCCACTTCTTCACGAATTTCGACGTTCGCGCCGTCCATCGTACCTATGGTCAGAGCACCATTGAGCGCCATCTTCATGTTGCCAGTACCGGATGCTTCTTTACCTGCGGTTGAGATCTGCTCAGACACATCTGCCGCTGGAATGATGATTTCGGCCATGCTGACGCGATAGTCAGGGATGAATACCACTTTCAGCTTGTTGCCGACCCGCGGATCGTTATTGACTTTCTGCGCGATCATGTTGATGGCGTAGATGATCTCTTTCGCCAAGTGGTAGCCCGGCGCCGCTTTTGCCGCGAAGAACACCACACGTGGATGCATGTCAAAGCTTGGATCATTGATGAGACGGTGATAGAGCGACAAAATGTGCAGCATATTGAGGTGCTGACGCTTGTACTCATGCAGACGTTTGATCTGCACATCAAAAATCGCATTGGTATCGAGCTCGATGCCCATGTGATCTTTCACCCACTCAGCCAGACGCGCTTTGTTGGCTTTTTTCACTTCCATAAAGCGTTTTTGGAACGCCGCATCTTCGGCGTACTGCGCCACTTTGGTCAGTTGATCCAGCTTCGCAGGCCACTCATGGCCAATCTTCTCTGAAATCAGCGCCGATAAACCAGGGTTACAGAACTTCAGCCAGCGACGTGGCGTGATACCGTTGGTCACGTTCTGGATTTTGCCCGGATAGAGCTCAACAAATTCAGGGAACAGGTCACGCTTCACCAATTCTGAGTGCAGCGCCGCTACGCCGTTCACCGCATAAGAGCCGACCACACACAGGTTGGCCATGCGCACCATGCGGTGGAAGCCTTCTTCGATGATCGAGAGCTTTTGCTGTTTCGCCACATCACCCGGCCATTTGGCACGCACTTGTTGCAAGAAACGGTGGTTGATCTCGTAGATGATCTCCATGTGACGTGGCAGCAGGCGTTGGATCAGTGACTCACTCCACGTTTCCAGCGCTTCTGGCAGCAGAGTGTGGTTGGTGTAAGCAAAAGTGTGCGAACAGATCGCCCACGCCGCTTCCCACGACATCAGCTTTTCATCGATCAGAATGCGCATCAGCTCAGGAATGGCGATGGTTGGGTGCGTATCGTTAAGCTGAATGGTTTCGTATTTCGGCAGATCCGCCAACGCGTGTCCTGCCGCCTCATGACGACGAAGAATATCGCGCACCGACGCTGCACTGTGGAAATACTGCTGCATCAAACGCAGGGTTTTGCCTTTTTCGTGGTTGTCGTTTGGATACAAAACTTTGGTGATGTTGCCAGCATCGATCAGCGCATGCTGCGCTTCAAAGTAGTTACCGTTATTGAAACTTTCTAGCGAGAAAGGCGCAATCGCGCGACATTCCCACAAACGCAGCGGGTAAACCGTATCACTTTGGTAGCCGACAATCGGCAGATCCCACGGCATCGCTTGCACCAGCATGCCCGGTACCCAACGACGACGCTCTTTGCCATTTTCATTGACGACTTCAACGTGGCCGTAGAAGCCAATTTCCTGCTTCAGCTCAGGACGCGCTACTTCCCACGGGTAGCCTTCGACTCCACACCATGCATCCGGCGCTTCTTTTTGACGGCCTTCTTCAAAAGACTGTTTAAACAGACCATATTCGTAATGCAGACCGTAACCCACGGTCGGATATTCTTGCGCCGCGCAAGAATCCATAAAACAGGCGGCAAGACGGCCTAAACCACCGTTACCTAATGATGGGTCGCGCTCTTCTTCCAGCAAGTCACTCAAGTTCTGGCCAAGCTCTTCCATCGCTTGCCCTACGGCTTCATACACACCCATGCTGATCAAGTTGTTGCCCGTTAAGCGGCCAATCAAAAACTCCAGCGATAGGTAGTTCAGGCTTTTGCTATTGAGAATGCGTTCATCCTGTTCGGTTTCCAGCAAATCAAACGTCGTAAATTCAGCAAGGGCACGTCCCATCGCCAAATACCAAGCACGCGCCGAAGCGTGCTCTACTGTTGTGGCATAAGTTGCGGTCAAATGACGCTTCACATTTTCTTGGAACAACTTCTTGTCAAACTGTTTCTGTTGAGTAGGTTTCATTGTGAACTCTCACTGTTTGGTTCTAATCCATCTGAGCCCTATCCTGCCTCTACGACTTTGGCAAAACATCCTCCCACTTTTCTCATACATTGGGAGGAGGAGCCAAGGCGTAGAGGCACAGGAGTCCGGTAGTGAGTGATCTAGCTCTCATCAATGCTCGGTTCAGCCAGAGATAGCAGTGATTCGGATCACACCACCTGCCGATTAACCATAGCTAGGCTTTATGAAGGTTCGGAAAACAAGAGGTTGAACATTTGTCCACTCTGCTAAATAGATCACAATAAATTCGCTTTCGTTACCCATTTTTCACTCAATAACGTAGAGGCAAGAGCAATATCGTCAGCCAAAGAAAGATTGATTAGTGATAATCATCACAAATATAGGGCGTAATGAGTATCGAAACGTGAAGAGCACAGAAAAGTCAGTATGGATCAATAAACGCACCGAATAACTTCAAGTAACATTCGTCCATCTGAGTGTGATACGCCTCGCGTATTCACCTCTGCCATAGGCTTGGAACTTGCGTTTCAAGTTAAAAGAGCATGAGGCTCTGACTGAAATAGACGAGAGAAAGAAGATGTGGATCCCTTCGAAACTGACTCGCCCAGGACGTTTGCATAACGCCATCGTCCGCCCCCGTGTGCTGGATTTATTGCAACACGCCACTTGTTATAAATTGGTGCTGTTTCGTTCCCCCGCTGGCTATGGCAAAACCACTATGGCAGCGCAGTGGCTTGCCGATAAGCCGAATCTGGGTTGGTACAGCATTGATGATAGCGATAACGATCCGTTCCGCTTTATGAACTACCTGCTGCAAGCGATTAATAAAGCAACCCATAACGCCTGCCCCAATGCGCAGAAATTGGCAGAAAAGCGTCAGTTTTCGTCATCACATTCGCTGTTTAGTGAGGTGTTTGCCGAGATGGCTGACTACCACGGCGAGTGCTATGTGGTGCTGGACGATTATCATCTGATCCATGATGAAGCCATCCACGAAGCAATGCGCTTTTTTTTAAAGCACATGCCCGATAACTTAACCTTGGTGGTAACGAGCCGTTCAACTCCTCCTTTGGGTACGGCTAACCTGCGCGTGCGTGATTTAATGATTGAGATCGGCAATGAGCTTTTGGCGTTTGATACCGAAGAGACGACGCGCTTTTTCAACCAACGCGTTTCCGATGGGATTGATACGCTGACCGCCAATCACCTACGCGATTATGTGGAAGGTTGGCCTTCTGCGATGCAGCTCATCGCTCTCCAAGCGCAGCATCAGCACCGCACGCTCGCTCAAACCATAGAATCAGTTTCGCACTTTAATCATGCGCATCTTTGGGATTATCTGGTCGAAGAAGTGTTTGATCTACTCGACGATGAAACTCGCTATTTCTTGATGCAGTGCTCGGTACTCGACCATTTTGACGATGCGTTAGTCAGCAGCTTAACAGGGCGTGACGATGCTCTGGCGATGATTGAGTCACTTAACCGCTTCGGGCTATTTATCTCACCGCTGGAAGGGGAAACCAACTGGTATCGCTTCCACAATCTGTTTGCTGAGTTTTTAGCGCACCAACGTCAAGCGCGCATTCCGCAGCAAGAACAAGATTTGCAACGCGCTGCCGCCAAAGCGTGGTTAGAAGCCGCAGCACCTCATCAAGCGCTGCGTCATGCTCATTTAGCACAAGATACCGAGCTGCTGGCGAGCATTTTGAGCCAATATGGTTGGAAAATGTTTAACCAAGGCGAACTCGAAGTGTTGGAAGCGGCGATCAATCAGCTCTCGCCTGTCCAACTGTATCGCGAGCCCAAATTATGCATGTTGCAAGCTTGGCTGGCGCAGAGTCAGCATAGATACAATGATGTCGGCGCACTACTTGCCAAAGCGGCGAAAGAGATGAAAGAGCTCAACGTTGAGCTCTCCACCAAAGAGCAAGGCGAATTTAACGCCCTGCGTGCCCAAGTCGCGATTAACCAAAACGAGCCAGAAAAAGCGCTGGAACTGGCTGAACTCGCGTTAAGCCAGTTGGATCACACGACCTATCGCAGCCGCATTGTCGCGACCTCTGTCGTTGGTGAAGTGAA from Vibrio tarriae includes the following:
- a CDS encoding glycogen/starch/alpha-glucan phosphorylase, which gives rise to MKPTQQKQFDKKLFQENVKRHLTATYATTVEHASARAWYLAMGRALAEFTTFDLLETEQDERILNSKSLNYLSLEFLIGRLTGNNLISMGVYEAVGQAMEELGQNLSDLLEEERDPSLGNGGLGRLAACFMDSCAAQEYPTVGYGLHYEYGLFKQSFEEGRQKEAPDAWCGVEGYPWEVARPELKQEIGFYGHVEVVNENGKERRRWVPGMLVQAMPWDLPIVGYQSDTVYPLRLWECRAIAPFSLESFNNGNYFEAQHALIDAGNITKVLYPNDNHEKGKTLRLMQQYFHSAASVRDILRRHEAAGHALADLPKYETIQLNDTHPTIAIPELMRILIDEKLMSWEAAWAICSHTFAYTNHTLLPEALETWSESLIQRLLPRHMEIIYEINHRFLQQVRAKWPGDVAKQQKLSIIEEGFHRMVRMANLCVVGSYAVNGVAALHSELVKRDLFPEFVELYPGKIQNVTNGITPRRWLKFCNPGLSALISEKIGHEWPAKLDQLTKVAQYAEDAAFQKRFMEVKKANKARLAEWVKDHMGIELDTNAIFDVQIKRLHEYKRQHLNMLHILSLYHRLINDPSFDMHPRVVFFAAKAAPGYHLAKEIIYAINMIAQKVNNDPRVGNKLKVVFIPDYRVSMAEIIIPAADVSEQISTAGKEASGTGNMKMALNGALTIGTMDGANVEIREEVGDDNIYIFGLEVDGVEALKARGYNPYDFYHADPLLKASLDLLVGEEFTPGAPGKLRATYDSLLDGGDPYLVLADFASYVKAHEAIDKQYRDQAGWAKKAILNTALVGKFSSDRSIRDYVNNIWKLSAVQR
- the glgB gene encoding 1,4-alpha-glucan branching protein GlgB; the encoded protein is MKITKKPSKVQQFYDQLARAAFADPFSFLGPYIPAEQGALRVWMPGADNVALVVEGQARVALEREGEGGFVLKDGRNLRFTHYQLAVDWAGTEQLLDDPYQYHGLYAEYEDLHTPKQMYHHMGAQFVTLERDGKMVSGVRFLVYAPHAAACSLIGAFNHWDGRRHPMQRLDYGIWGIFIPGLPEGTQYKFELKGPHGEGLPHKADPWGFYAEQYPSFASVTYDHRRYQWQDTAWQQRPVTEKRKQALSFYELHVGSWKRGENGEFLNYRELADQLVPYLVEMGYTHVELMPVAEHPFYGSWGYQPVGLFAPTSRYGSPDDFKYFVDLCHQAGIGVVLDWVPAHFPSDSHGLANFDGTPLFHDPDPRRGWHQDWNSYIYDLGREHVRRFLVANALYWFEMFHIDGIRVDAVASMLYLDYSRSHDQWIPNVDGGRENYDAIATFKWMNEEVYKHFPNAMTIAEESTAFPGVSAPTFMGGLGFGFKWNMGWMHDSLSYIKEDPVHRKYHHNTLTFPLIYAFSENYVLSLSHDEVVYGKRSLMYKMPGDEWQQTANLRAYLGYMYGQPGKKLNFMGTELGQTAEWDHDGQLQWFLTQFERHAGVQRLVRDLNHLYQAQTALHQLDCDPRGFEWRLQDNADLSVIAHERMDEAGNRVLVITNFTPVPQQAFRLGVPKTGKYRLLLNTDAKQYNGSDYRVLQDVSTEAISSEGLEQSLLLSVPPLATLFYQWSAK
- the malQ gene encoding 4-alpha-glucanotransferase; the encoded protein is MNQDNALKQVAAMAKIADRYVSAWGSEAQVEDDTIRRLLASLGYDTSSDEALLQSAEKKHKKDVVDPVLVVHQGSAIEVPLYLGVSARESEFDWRLQTEQGEVLEGYLQSQIVRDERAEGGPLVFALPNDLPLGYHTLLIARKRRKAPYEMTLIVTPQACYKQPALAQGKKLWGPSVQLYTLRTQHNWGMGDFGDLKQLVADIASRGGDFVGLNPIHALFPANPEGASPYSPSSRRWLNILYIDVSSVPEFALSAEAQQKVGSPEFQLRLQKVRDAHWVNYSEVAELKMSVLPLLFAEFKKRHLDKHSDRAHAFLNFVEQGGESLLHQAAFDALHAELHAQDASVWGWPVFPEKYRRFDNSAVQKFIEDHQDTVHIYMYLQWIADTQIHEVQSLAEEKGMAVGLYRDLAVGVADSGSETWADQGNLLQDVSIGAPPDVLGPLGQNWGLPPLNPQVLQATAYDAYIKLLRANMKHCGALRIDHVLGLLRLWWIPKGENATKGAYIYYPVKDMLAILALESHRHQCSVIGEDLGTVPDEIVELLRDAGVHSYKVFFFETSKEDGGYVSPAHYAEQSMAALCTHDMPTLRGFWHCDDLKMGREIGFYPDEEQLQGLFDDRLKSKQGILDSVAWHGYLPDGVGRDATQVPMDSYLSEALQLHVAAGSSALLSVQLEDWLEMDKPVNIPGTVNEYPNWRRKLSMNLDEIFAREEVNRIAARLTEVRSKASQ
- the malT gene encoding HTH-type transcriptional regulator MalT encodes the protein MWIPSKLTRPGRLHNAIVRPRVLDLLQHATCYKLVLFRSPAGYGKTTMAAQWLADKPNLGWYSIDDSDNDPFRFMNYLLQAINKATHNACPNAQKLAEKRQFSSSHSLFSEVFAEMADYHGECYVVLDDYHLIHDEAIHEAMRFFLKHMPDNLTLVVTSRSTPPLGTANLRVRDLMIEIGNELLAFDTEETTRFFNQRVSDGIDTLTANHLRDYVEGWPSAMQLIALQAQHQHRTLAQTIESVSHFNHAHLWDYLVEEVFDLLDDETRYFLMQCSVLDHFDDALVSSLTGRDDALAMIESLNRFGLFISPLEGETNWYRFHNLFAEFLAHQRQARIPQQEQDLQRAAAKAWLEAAAPHQALRHAHLAQDTELLASILSQYGWKMFNQGELEVLEAAINQLSPVQLYREPKLCMLQAWLAQSQHRYNDVGALLAKAAKEMKELNVELSTKEQGEFNALRAQVAINQNEPEKALELAELALSQLDHTTYRSRIVATSVVGEVNHVLGHLSRALSMMQQTEKLARQYQVYHQALWALLQQSEILLAQGYVQAAYEVQDNAFKLIEEQQLHQVPLHEFLLRIRAQILWCWNRLDEAEQAAYKGLNVLENHSQSKHLHCYSMLARIAIGRGELDKAGRFIEQIQHLLKQSTYHVDWTANASLSLLLYWQAKENSTEIRQWLQTSTRPDKACNHFSQLQWRNIARAQIQLGELSEAHHTLDFIQEQAQKYQLVTDINRNLIVEALLAITEGNDQQACDKLKQALRLTNQTGMIGNFLIDGGKIGYLLEKLVHKGELGDLERHRAHLLLKEISTTQRSRSIHFDEEFVEKLVNHPNIPELVRTSPLTQREWQVLGLIYSGFSNEQIAHELDVAGTTIKTHIRNLYQKLNIANRKEAVQTAEQLLQLMGY